One Pseudomonas sp. HOU2 genomic window carries:
- a CDS encoding phage holin family protein: protein MTNEQQALADMPIWLVILLAVVGGVSGEMWRADKEGARGWSLLRRLALRSGACMICGVSAIMLLYAAGLSIWAAGAFGCLTAMAGADVAIGLYERWAAKRIGVCEVPPPRDPQ, encoded by the coding sequence ATGACAAACGAGCAACAAGCGTTGGCGGACATGCCGATCTGGCTGGTCATCCTCCTTGCCGTGGTGGGCGGGGTGTCCGGCGAAATGTGGCGCGCCGACAAGGAGGGCGCTCGTGGCTGGTCATTGCTGCGGCGTCTGGCCCTGCGCTCCGGCGCCTGCATGATCTGCGGCGTTTCGGCGATCATGCTGCTGTATGCCGCCGGATTATCCATCTGGGCCGCTGGTGCCTTCGGTTGCCTGACCGCCATGGCCGGTGCCGACGTCGCCATCGGTCTCTACGAACGCTGGGCCGCCAAGCGCATCGGCGTCTGCGAAGTTCCCCCGCCGCGCGATCCACAGTAA
- a CDS encoding phage baseplate assembly protein V codes for MFDALLRMQLGPIIERLAEMEAEIDDLHRRAESFCRIGVCQTVDAASNTCQVSHGGLLTPAIKFFNPSAGAQSESRIPSVGEQCLLLNYGSGEGGAQSVALFGLNSDRFPPTATVPTLTRRVYVDGTESGYDDATHTLHWQNGPAAFSGSRESLALSIGPAQLTMTPQLISLQLGGVGLSIDASGVHFSGPLVDHQGRVISP; via the coding sequence ATGTTCGACGCATTACTGCGCATGCAACTGGGGCCGATCATCGAGCGGCTGGCCGAGATGGAAGCCGAGATCGACGACCTGCACCGCCGCGCCGAGAGTTTCTGTCGCATCGGCGTCTGTCAGACAGTCGATGCCGCGAGCAACACCTGCCAGGTCAGTCACGGTGGACTGCTGACGCCAGCCATCAAGTTCTTCAACCCCAGCGCCGGGGCGCAGAGCGAATCGCGGATTCCGAGCGTGGGCGAGCAATGCCTGCTGCTCAACTACGGCAGCGGCGAAGGTGGCGCGCAAAGCGTGGCGTTGTTCGGTTTGAACAGTGACCGCTTTCCGCCGACAGCGACGGTACCGACGCTGACGCGCCGCGTTTATGTCGACGGCACTGAAAGCGGCTACGACGACGCCACGCATACCCTGCATTGGCAAAACGGCCCTGCCGCATTCAGTGGCTCTCGCGAGTCGCTTGCACTGAGCATCGGCCCCGCGCAACTGACGATGACGCCGCAGCTGATCAGCCTGCAACTGGGCGGCGTCGGCCTGAGCATCGACGCCTCGGGCGTGCACTTCAGCGGCCCGTTGGTGGATCACCAGGGCCGCGTCATCAGCCCCTGA
- a CDS encoding phage baseplate protein, which produces MIGIDRDSGATVDDWLQFVQRATRALTTPLGTRQKRPLYGSLIPTLLGQNLGDDVLLLAQSHAAQAFYNAQNGISDFQPSVIVASRQGAGLLLRFAGTWKNRQQTFEVVT; this is translated from the coding sequence ATGATCGGAATCGATAGAGACTCCGGGGCCACGGTCGACGACTGGCTGCAGTTCGTGCAGCGCGCGACACGAGCCCTGACCACGCCGCTGGGCACCCGGCAAAAAAGGCCCCTCTATGGCTCGCTGATTCCCACGCTGCTGGGGCAGAACCTCGGTGACGACGTTCTGCTCCTGGCCCAGAGCCACGCGGCTCAGGCGTTCTACAACGCGCAGAACGGGATCAGCGATTTTCAGCCGAGCGTGATCGTCGCCAGCCGTCAGGGCGCCGGTCTGCTGCTGCGTTTCGCCGGCACCTGGAAAAACCGTCAACAGACCTTCGAGGTAGTGACATGA